The Cervus canadensis isolate Bull #8, Minnesota chromosome 29, ASM1932006v1, whole genome shotgun sequence genome includes a window with the following:
- the ARHGAP32 gene encoding rho GTPase-activating protein 32 isoform X4: MLMAYLSRLSAIAGNKINCGPALTWMEIDNKGNHLLVHEESSINTPAVGAAHVIKRYTARAPDELTLEVGDIVSVIDMPPKVLSTWWRGKHGFQVGLFPGHCVELINQKVPQSVTNSVPKPVSKKHGKLITFLRTFMKSRPTKQKLKQRGILKERVFGCDLGEHLLNSGFEVPQVLQSCTAFIERYGIVDGIYRLSGVASNIQRLRHEFDSEHVPDLTKEPYVQDIHSVGSLCKLYFRELPNPLLTYQLYEKFSDAVSAATDEERLIKIHDVIQQLPPPHYRTLEFLMRHLSLLADYCSITNMHAKNLAIVWAPNLLRSKQIESACFSGTAAFMEVRIQSVVVEFILNHVDVLFSGKINAVIQEGAASLSRPKSLLVSSPSTKLLTLEEAQARTQAQVNSPIVTENKYIEVGEGPAALQGKFHTIIEFPLERRRPQNKMKKSPVGSWRSFFNLGKSSSVSKRKLQRNESEPSEMKAMALKGGRAEGTLRSAKSEESLTSLHAVDGDSKLFRPRRPRSSSDALSASFNGEMLGNRCNSYDNLPHNGSEEEVGLLHIPALVSPHSAEDVDLSPPDIGVASLDFDPMSFQCSPPKAESECLESGASFLDSLGYSKDKQSTCKKDTETGGSQSQTPGSTASSEPVSPLQEKLSPFFTLDLSPTEEKASKPSSFTEKVVYAFSPKIGRKISKSPSLNISEPISVTLPARVSEVIGPVANTAAQNAPSVAWNKSGEESDVINRSPTQVVKRKANEREAQEGCECEAQPPDQGAAADVDSPGKEEPASSSQSKAVPSGQTQTGADTHDPPQDSVPVSSVSLIPPPPPPKNVARLLALALAESAQQASTQSLKRPGTCPAACAHCGDVAVAAAEDRPPAPYSSVTLEKAYFQTDRPTEQPHLQNKGPGHGDQPVPDTAASRDYTHSSATDSTGQSPPADLPGDQPHRIYLSGDPEKARVTSVPLTDSKSDDLITFPEDQSVKTSGPTVSFVEHDQLHFYSGDEPPSYLGASVDKPHHPSELADRSPAPSHLPRDKICPPSGSPEENTSTVPLAYVTHAPAAAIASASEASWEVAEQPSAVEYVTATLQRAQRASRPLPLPPSQRPAEQPLVLGQVQTTASIGLTNPHKVQGAVPAPERPSELRGLGDPAPVLVGDGGAAAQCPASAPAPQPVLPEKVREGARAPALHLRAESVPTHASCGFPTPAPPARTMESRLAAALHSGGADGAGSAGYHSFIAAASAEEALPLPLPVPQAKHASLKTAYSTFARPDLTTEPFGPENCLHFSMTPNCQFRPQSVPPHHGKAEPHPVYASRSEPPASMGPRYNTYVAPGRSVSGHHPKPCSRAEYVSSLSSSVRGGCYPEDMPPYPTIRRVQSLHAPPSSMIRSVPISRTEVPPDEEPAYCPRPLYQYKPYQSSQARSDYHVTQLQPYFENGRVHYRYSPYASSAGSYYSPDGALCDVDAYGTVQLRPLHRLPGRDLAFLAPRLQGKSVYALAGGAAVRPRPSVASYFPANDHSVVHMPPVADAKHAYASWDLEDLEKYRLQSIRRESRARQKAKGPVVSQYDNMSPAGAPDDLGGIYVIHLRSKSDPGKTGLLSVAEGKEGRHPAKALSPEGEDRFYRKHAEPELERAPHHQGGYGNGQPEKPCLPQKQSSVRNRKLHDAGCSLPEHRPHQEASHRQLCDPKNGPPFPQGAGPLDYGPKGLPDPAEPVSYLNSGGKYVPSGPESLRPSHKEVRLPKELERPRARQTPAAEKHPRDCYQEEEHLPQSALPPPKPERSHSLKLHHPQSADRDAGVRYHHHTHGRRAGRGAAGPQCDNLEGYHSPPQHQRGGFGAAAMGPYMPPGFPHPQSRTYATALGQGAFLPTELALQPPETQVHAE; encoded by the exons TATCTAAAAAGCACGGCAAGCTCATTACTTTTTTACGCACATTCATGAAGTCTCGtccaacaaaacagaaattgaagCAGCGTGGAATCTTGAAAGAAAGAGTGTTTGGCTGTGACCTGGGGGAGCACCTTCTGAATTCTGGTTTTGAAG TGCCCCAGGTTCTTCAAAGCTGCACAGCGTTCATCGAGAGATATGGCATTGTGGATGGAATATATCGACTCTCTGGCGTTGCCTCCAATATCCAGAGACTACG CCATGAATTTGACTCTGAACATGTTCCCGACCTGACAAAAGAACCCTATGTCCAAGACATCCATTCCGTGGGCTCCCTATGTAAGCTGTACTTCCGAGAGCTCCCCAACCCTCTACTCACCTACCAGCTATATGAGAAATTTTCT GATGCTGTTTCAGCAGCAACAGATGAAGAAAGGCTGATAAAAATTCATGATGTTATCCAGCAACTCCCTCCTCCACACTACAG aACACTGGAGTTCCTAATGAGACACTTGTCTCTTTTAGCTGACTATTGCTCCATCACAAATATGCATGCAAAAAACCTAGCAATCGTTTGGGCTCCAAACCTGCTAAG ATCAAAGCAGATAGAATCTGCCTGCTTCAGTGGGACAGCAGCTTTCATGGAAGTGAGGATTCAGTCTGTGGTTGTAGAGTTCATCCTCAACCACGTCGACGTGCTCTTCAGTGGGAAGATAAACGCAGTCATTCAGGAAGGAGCAG cTTCTCTGTCAAGACCTAAGTCCCTGCTGGTCTCGTCTCCATCTACCAAGCTGCTGACCCTGGAGGAAGCCCAGGCGCGAACACAGGCTCAGGTCAATTCTCCAATTGTGACcgaaaataaatacattgaagTAGGAGAAGGACCTGCTGCACTCCAGGGGAAATTTCATACCATAATTGAGTTCCCACTCGAAAG GAGGAGgcctcaaaataaaatgaaaaagtctcCCGTGGGCAGCTGGCGTTCCTTTTTCAACTTGGGGAAATCCTCGTCTGTTTCTAAACGGAAGTTGCAGCGTAATGAGAGTGAGCCCTCCGAGATGAAGGCCATGGCTCTGAAAG GTGGCAGGGCAGAAGGGACCCTCCGCTCAGCTAAAAGTGAAGAGTCTCTTACTTCTCTCCATGCAGTCGATG GTGACTCCAAGCTGTTCCGACCCAGAAGACCCAGATCTAGCAGTGATGCCCTGAGCGCCTCTTTTAATGGCGAGATGCTGGGGAACCGCTGCAACTCCTACGACAACCTGCCCCACAACGGAAGCGAGGAGGAAGTCGGGCTGCTGCACATTCCGGCTCTTGTGTCTCCGCACTCAGCTGAGGATGTTGACTTGAGCCCACCAGACATCGGAGTAGCCAGCCTGGATTTTGATCCGATGTCATTTCAGTGCAGTCCTCCTAAGGCCGAATCAGAATGTCTGGAGAGCGGGGCTTCCTTCTTAGACTCCTTGGGCTACTCCAAGGATAAACAGAGTACCTGTAAGAAGGATACGGAAACAGGCGGTAGCCAGTCACAGACTCCAGGAAGCACTGCAAGttctgaacctgtgtctcctcttcAGGAGAAGCTGAGTCCATTCTTCACCCTGGACTTGAGCCCAACTGAAGAGAAAGCATCGAAGCCATCCTCGTTCACCGAAAAGGTCGTCTATGCTTTCTCTCCAAAGATTGGACGGAAGATAAGCAAATCACCCTCTCTGAACATATCCGAGCCCATTTCAGTGACCCTTCCCGCCCGGGTGTCAGAAGTCATCGGCCCCGTTGCAAACACGGCAGCTCAAAATGCACCTTCTGTAGCCTGGAACAAAAGTGGTGAAGAAAGTGATGTCATAAATAGATCCCCCACCCAGGTagtaaagagaaaagcaaacgaGAGAGAGGCCCAGGAAGGGTGTGAGTGTGAAGCCCAGCCCCCGGACCAGGGGGCTGCCGCAGACGTAGACTCAccagggaaggaggagcctgCCTCAAGCAGTCAGAGTAAGGCTGTACCTTCTGGACAGACTCAGACAG GAGCAGACACACATGACCCCCCTCAGGATTCCGTTCCTGTAAGCTCAGTCTCTCTTATCCCACCGCCACCGCCTCCGAAAAATGTGGCACGCCTGCTGGCACTGGCGTTAGCAGAGTCTGCACAGCAGGCCTCCACCCAATCACTGAAGAGGCCAGGCACGTGCCCGGCGGCCTGTGCACACTGCGGGGACGTAGCGGTGGCCGCAGCCGAGGACAGACCGCCTGCTCCCTACTCTAGCGTTACTCTCGAGAAAGCCTATTTCCAAACCGACAGGCCAACAGAGCAGCCCCACCTCCAGAACAAGGGCCCTGGGCACGGTGACCAGCCAGTGCCAGACACAGCAGCTTCCAGGGACTATACCCATTCCAGCGCCACGGACTCCACGGGGCAGTCCCCCCCGGCAGACCTACCAGGCGATCAGCCACATCGAATCTATCTATCTGGGGACCCAGAGAAGGCCAGAGTCACTTCCGTTCCCTTGACAGACTCAAAGTCTGATGATCTCATCACTTTCCCTGAAGACCAGTCTGTGAAGACCAGTGGGCCGACCGTCTCCTTTGTGGAACACGATCAGCTCCATTTCTACAGTGGGGATGAGCCTCCTTCTTACCTTGGTGCAAGCGTGGATAAGCCCCATCACCCTTCAGAACTTGCAGACAGAAGTCCCGCCCCTTCTCATTTGCCTAGGGACAAAATCTGCCCTCCTTCCGGGTCCCCTGAAGAGAACACCAGCACAGTCCCCCTGGCGTACGTGACGCATGCTCCAGCAGCGGCCATAGCGAGCGCCAGCGAAGCCAGCTGGGAGGTGGCGGAACAGCCCAGCGCAGTGGAGTATGTAACCGCCACCCTTCAGCGTGCTCAACGAGCCAGCCGTCCCCTACCCCTACCTCCTTCCCAGAGACCCGCAGAGCAGCCCCTGGTCCTGGGGCAGGTACAGACCACAGCCAGTATAGGACTAACCAATCCCCACAAG GTTCAAGGAGCAGTTCCGGCTCCAGAGAGGCCATCCGAACTCAGGGGCCTGGGTGACCCTGCACCTGTCCTGGTTGGGGATGGCGGGGCCGCTGCACAGTGCCCAGCCTCCGCTCCAGCTCCCCAGCCCGTCCTTCCTGAAAAGGTGCGGGAAGGCGCCAGGGCGCCTGCGCTGCACCTGCGCGCCGAGTCTGTGCCCACGCACGCCTCCTGTGGCTTCCCCACCCCGGCGCCCCCCGCCAGGACCATGGAGAGCAGACTGGCTGCGGCCCTCCACTCGGGCGGCGCGGACGGGGCGGGCAGCGCCGGGTACCACTCCTTCATTGCCGCTGCCTCTGCGGAAGAGGCCTTGCCTTTGCCCCTCCCCGTCCCACAAGCCAAGCACGCCTCTCTGAAGACTGCTTACTCCACGTTCGCCAGGCCCGACCTCACCACTGAGCCCTTCGGTCCGGAAAACTGTCTGCATTTCAGTATGACCCCAAACTGCCAGTTCCGCCCCCAGAGCGTGCCACCTCATCACGGTAAAGCGGAGCCGCACCCGGTGTACGCGTCCAGGTCGGAGCCACCAGCCTCCATGGGTCCCCGGTACAACACGTACGTGGCCCCCGGGAGAAGCGTGTCTGGACACCACCCGAAGCCGTGCAGCCGGGCCGAGTACGTGTCCTCGCTGAGCTCATCTGTCAGGGGTGGCTGCTACCCCGAAGACATGCCGCCGTACCCCACCATCCGCCGGGTGCAGTCTCTGCACGCGCCTCCGTCCTCCATGATCCGCTCTGTCCCCATCTCCAGGACTGAGGTGCCCCCAGATGAGGAACCCGCCTACTGCCCACGACCCCTGTACCAGTATAAGCCATATCAGTCGTCCCAGGCCCGCTCGGACTACCACGTCACTCAGCTGCAGCCTTACTTCGAGAACGGCCGGGTGCACTACCGGTATAGCCCCTACGCCAGCTCGGCCGGTTCCTACTACAGCCCCGACGGCGCCCTGTGCGACGTGGATGCCTACGGCACGGTGCAGCTGCGGCCCCTGCACCGCCTGCCCGGCCGCGACCTGGCCTTCCTCGCCCCGCGGCTGCAGGGCAAGAGTGTGTACGCGTTAGCCGGGGGGGCGGCCGTGCGCCCCCGGCCCAGCGTGGCCAGCTACTTCCCGGCCAATGACCACAGCGTGGTCCATATGCCCCCGGTGGCCGACGCGAAGCACGCGTACGCCTCGTGGGACCTGGAGGACCTGGAGAAGTACCGCCTGCAGTCCATCCGCAGGGAGAGCCGCGCGCGGCAGAAGGCCAAGGGGCCCGTGGTGTCCCAGTACGACAACATGAGCCCGGCCGGCGCGCCGGACGACCTGGGCGGCATCTATGTCATCCACCTGCGCAGCAAGTCGgatcctgggaaaactggactcCTCTCGGTGGCCGAGGGCAAGGAGGGGCGGCACCCGGCCAAGGCCCTGAGCCCCGAGGGGGAGGACCGCTTCTACCGGAAGCACGCGGAGCCGGAGCTGGAGCGAGCGCCCCACCACCAGGGCGGGTACGGCAACGGGCAGCCGGAGAAGCCGTGCCTCCCCCAGAAGCAGAGCAGCGTCAGGAACCGAAAGCTGCACGACGCGGGCTGCAGCCTCCCCGAGCACAGGCCGCATCAGGAAGCAAGCCATAGGCAGCTGTGCGACCCGAAGAACGGACCCCCTTTCCCCCAGGGAGCCGGCCCGCTAGACTACGGGCCCAAAGGGCTTCCAGACCCTGCCGAGCCGGTCAGCTACCTTAACTCTGGAGGGAAGTACGTGCCGTCAGGGCCGGAGTCTTTAAGACCGAGCCACAAAGAGGTGCGGCTCCCCAAGGAGCTGGAGCGGCCCCGGGCCCGGCAGACCCCAGCCGCAGAGAAGCACCCCAGAGACTGCTACCAGGAGGAGGAGCACCTGCCGCAGTCCGCGCTCCCGCCGCCTAAGCCAGAGAGGAGTCACAGCCTCAAACTGCACCACCCCCAGAGCGCGGACAGGGACGCCGGCGTGCGGTACCACCACCACACCCACGGCAGGCGCGCGGGCCGGGGGGCTGCCGGGCCCCAGTGCGATAACCTGGAGGGCTACCACTCCCCGCCCCAGCACCAGCGGGGGGGCTTCGGAGCAGCAGCAATGGGCCCGTACATGCCCCCcggcttcccccacccccagagcaggACATACGCCACGGCTCTGGGGCAGGGCGCCTTCCTGCCCACAGAGCTGGCCTTGCAGCCTCCTGAAACGCAGGTCCATGCAGAATGA
- the ARHGAP32 gene encoding rho GTPase-activating protein 32 isoform X5, with the protein MVERQAWISVSKKHGKLITFLRTFMKSRPTKQKLKQRGILKERVFGCDLGEHLLNSGFEVPQVLQSCTAFIERYGIVDGIYRLSGVASNIQRLRHEFDSEHVPDLTKEPYVQDIHSVGSLCKLYFRELPNPLLTYQLYEKFSDAVSAATDEERLIKIHDVIQQLPPPHYRTLEFLMRHLSLLADYCSITNMHAKNLAIVWAPNLLRSKQIESACFSGTAAFMEVRIQSVVVEFILNHVDVLFSGKINAVIQEGAASLSRPKSLLVSSPSTKLLTLEEAQARTQAQVNSPIVTENKYIEVGEGPAALQGKFHTIIEFPLERRRPQNKMKKSPVGSWRSFFNLGKSSSVSKRKLQRNESEPSEMKAMALKGGRAEGTLRSAKSEESLTSLHAVDGDSKLFRPRRPRSSSDALSASFNGEMLGNRCNSYDNLPHNGSEEEVGLLHIPALVSPHSAEDVDLSPPDIGVASLDFDPMSFQCSPPKAESECLESGASFLDSLGYSKDKQSTCKKDTETGGSQSQTPGSTASSEPVSPLQEKLSPFFTLDLSPTEEKASKPSSFTEKVVYAFSPKIGRKISKSPSLNISEPISVTLPARVSEVIGPVANTAAQNAPSVAWNKSGEESDVINRSPTQVVKRKANEREAQEGCECEAQPPDQGAAADVDSPGKEEPASSSQSKAVPSGQTQTGADTHDPPQDSVPVSSVSLIPPPPPPKNVARLLALALAESAQQASTQSLKRPGTCPAACAHCGDVAVAAAEDRPPAPYSSVTLEKAYFQTDRPTEQPHLQNKGPGHGDQPVPDTAASRDYTHSSATDSTGQSPPADLPGDQPHRIYLSGDPEKARVTSVPLTDSKSDDLITFPEDQSVKTSGPTVSFVEHDQLHFYSGDEPPSYLGASVDKPHHPSELADRSPAPSHLPRDKICPPSGSPEENTSTVPLAYVTHAPAAAIASASEASWEVAEQPSAVEYVTATLQRAQRASRPLPLPPSQRPAEQPLVLGQVQTTASIGLTNPHKVQGAVPAPERPSELRGLGDPAPVLVGDGGAAAQCPASAPAPQPVLPEKVREGARAPALHLRAESVPTHASCGFPTPAPPARTMESRLAAALHSGGADGAGSAGYHSFIAAASAEEALPLPLPVPQAKHASLKTAYSTFARPDLTTEPFGPENCLHFSMTPNCQFRPQSVPPHHGKAEPHPVYASRSEPPASMGPRYNTYVAPGRSVSGHHPKPCSRAEYVSSLSSSVRGGCYPEDMPPYPTIRRVQSLHAPPSSMIRSVPISRTEVPPDEEPAYCPRPLYQYKPYQSSQARSDYHVTQLQPYFENGRVHYRYSPYASSAGSYYSPDGALCDVDAYGTVQLRPLHRLPGRDLAFLAPRLQGKSVYALAGGAAVRPRPSVASYFPANDHSVVHMPPVADAKHAYASWDLEDLEKYRLQSIRRESRARQKAKGPVVSQYDNMSPAGAPDDLGGIYVIHLRSKSDPGKTGLLSVAEGKEGRHPAKALSPEGEDRFYRKHAEPELERAPHHQGGYGNGQPEKPCLPQKQSSVRNRKLHDAGCSLPEHRPHQEASHRQLCDPKNGPPFPQGAGPLDYGPKGLPDPAEPVSYLNSGGKYVPSGPESLRPSHKEVRLPKELERPRARQTPAAEKHPRDCYQEEEHLPQSALPPPKPERSHSLKLHHPQSADRDAGVRYHHHTHGRRAGRGAAGPQCDNLEGYHSPPQHQRGGFGAAAMGPYMPPGFPHPQSRTYATALGQGAFLPTELALQPPETQVHAE; encoded by the exons TATCTAAAAAGCACGGCAAGCTCATTACTTTTTTACGCACATTCATGAAGTCTCGtccaacaaaacagaaattgaagCAGCGTGGAATCTTGAAAGAAAGAGTGTTTGGCTGTGACCTGGGGGAGCACCTTCTGAATTCTGGTTTTGAAG TGCCCCAGGTTCTTCAAAGCTGCACAGCGTTCATCGAGAGATATGGCATTGTGGATGGAATATATCGACTCTCTGGCGTTGCCTCCAATATCCAGAGACTACG CCATGAATTTGACTCTGAACATGTTCCCGACCTGACAAAAGAACCCTATGTCCAAGACATCCATTCCGTGGGCTCCCTATGTAAGCTGTACTTCCGAGAGCTCCCCAACCCTCTACTCACCTACCAGCTATATGAGAAATTTTCT GATGCTGTTTCAGCAGCAACAGATGAAGAAAGGCTGATAAAAATTCATGATGTTATCCAGCAACTCCCTCCTCCACACTACAG aACACTGGAGTTCCTAATGAGACACTTGTCTCTTTTAGCTGACTATTGCTCCATCACAAATATGCATGCAAAAAACCTAGCAATCGTTTGGGCTCCAAACCTGCTAAG ATCAAAGCAGATAGAATCTGCCTGCTTCAGTGGGACAGCAGCTTTCATGGAAGTGAGGATTCAGTCTGTGGTTGTAGAGTTCATCCTCAACCACGTCGACGTGCTCTTCAGTGGGAAGATAAACGCAGTCATTCAGGAAGGAGCAG cTTCTCTGTCAAGACCTAAGTCCCTGCTGGTCTCGTCTCCATCTACCAAGCTGCTGACCCTGGAGGAAGCCCAGGCGCGAACACAGGCTCAGGTCAATTCTCCAATTGTGACcgaaaataaatacattgaagTAGGAGAAGGACCTGCTGCACTCCAGGGGAAATTTCATACCATAATTGAGTTCCCACTCGAAAG GAGGAGgcctcaaaataaaatgaaaaagtctcCCGTGGGCAGCTGGCGTTCCTTTTTCAACTTGGGGAAATCCTCGTCTGTTTCTAAACGGAAGTTGCAGCGTAATGAGAGTGAGCCCTCCGAGATGAAGGCCATGGCTCTGAAAG GTGGCAGGGCAGAAGGGACCCTCCGCTCAGCTAAAAGTGAAGAGTCTCTTACTTCTCTCCATGCAGTCGATG GTGACTCCAAGCTGTTCCGACCCAGAAGACCCAGATCTAGCAGTGATGCCCTGAGCGCCTCTTTTAATGGCGAGATGCTGGGGAACCGCTGCAACTCCTACGACAACCTGCCCCACAACGGAAGCGAGGAGGAAGTCGGGCTGCTGCACATTCCGGCTCTTGTGTCTCCGCACTCAGCTGAGGATGTTGACTTGAGCCCACCAGACATCGGAGTAGCCAGCCTGGATTTTGATCCGATGTCATTTCAGTGCAGTCCTCCTAAGGCCGAATCAGAATGTCTGGAGAGCGGGGCTTCCTTCTTAGACTCCTTGGGCTACTCCAAGGATAAACAGAGTACCTGTAAGAAGGATACGGAAACAGGCGGTAGCCAGTCACAGACTCCAGGAAGCACTGCAAGttctgaacctgtgtctcctcttcAGGAGAAGCTGAGTCCATTCTTCACCCTGGACTTGAGCCCAACTGAAGAGAAAGCATCGAAGCCATCCTCGTTCACCGAAAAGGTCGTCTATGCTTTCTCTCCAAAGATTGGACGGAAGATAAGCAAATCACCCTCTCTGAACATATCCGAGCCCATTTCAGTGACCCTTCCCGCCCGGGTGTCAGAAGTCATCGGCCCCGTTGCAAACACGGCAGCTCAAAATGCACCTTCTGTAGCCTGGAACAAAAGTGGTGAAGAAAGTGATGTCATAAATAGATCCCCCACCCAGGTagtaaagagaaaagcaaacgaGAGAGAGGCCCAGGAAGGGTGTGAGTGTGAAGCCCAGCCCCCGGACCAGGGGGCTGCCGCAGACGTAGACTCAccagggaaggaggagcctgCCTCAAGCAGTCAGAGTAAGGCTGTACCTTCTGGACAGACTCAGACAG GAGCAGACACACATGACCCCCCTCAGGATTCCGTTCCTGTAAGCTCAGTCTCTCTTATCCCACCGCCACCGCCTCCGAAAAATGTGGCACGCCTGCTGGCACTGGCGTTAGCAGAGTCTGCACAGCAGGCCTCCACCCAATCACTGAAGAGGCCAGGCACGTGCCCGGCGGCCTGTGCACACTGCGGGGACGTAGCGGTGGCCGCAGCCGAGGACAGACCGCCTGCTCCCTACTCTAGCGTTACTCTCGAGAAAGCCTATTTCCAAACCGACAGGCCAACAGAGCAGCCCCACCTCCAGAACAAGGGCCCTGGGCACGGTGACCAGCCAGTGCCAGACACAGCAGCTTCCAGGGACTATACCCATTCCAGCGCCACGGACTCCACGGGGCAGTCCCCCCCGGCAGACCTACCAGGCGATCAGCCACATCGAATCTATCTATCTGGGGACCCAGAGAAGGCCAGAGTCACTTCCGTTCCCTTGACAGACTCAAAGTCTGATGATCTCATCACTTTCCCTGAAGACCAGTCTGTGAAGACCAGTGGGCCGACCGTCTCCTTTGTGGAACACGATCAGCTCCATTTCTACAGTGGGGATGAGCCTCCTTCTTACCTTGGTGCAAGCGTGGATAAGCCCCATCACCCTTCAGAACTTGCAGACAGAAGTCCCGCCCCTTCTCATTTGCCTAGGGACAAAATCTGCCCTCCTTCCGGGTCCCCTGAAGAGAACACCAGCACAGTCCCCCTGGCGTACGTGACGCATGCTCCAGCAGCGGCCATAGCGAGCGCCAGCGAAGCCAGCTGGGAGGTGGCGGAACAGCCCAGCGCAGTGGAGTATGTAACCGCCACCCTTCAGCGTGCTCAACGAGCCAGCCGTCCCCTACCCCTACCTCCTTCCCAGAGACCCGCAGAGCAGCCCCTGGTCCTGGGGCAGGTACAGACCACAGCCAGTATAGGACTAACCAATCCCCACAAG GTTCAAGGAGCAGTTCCGGCTCCAGAGAGGCCATCCGAACTCAGGGGCCTGGGTGACCCTGCACCTGTCCTGGTTGGGGATGGCGGGGCCGCTGCACAGTGCCCAGCCTCCGCTCCAGCTCCCCAGCCCGTCCTTCCTGAAAAGGTGCGGGAAGGCGCCAGGGCGCCTGCGCTGCACCTGCGCGCCGAGTCTGTGCCCACGCACGCCTCCTGTGGCTTCCCCACCCCGGCGCCCCCCGCCAGGACCATGGAGAGCAGACTGGCTGCGGCCCTCCACTCGGGCGGCGCGGACGGGGCGGGCAGCGCCGGGTACCACTCCTTCATTGCCGCTGCCTCTGCGGAAGAGGCCTTGCCTTTGCCCCTCCCCGTCCCACAAGCCAAGCACGCCTCTCTGAAGACTGCTTACTCCACGTTCGCCAGGCCCGACCTCACCACTGAGCCCTTCGGTCCGGAAAACTGTCTGCATTTCAGTATGACCCCAAACTGCCAGTTCCGCCCCCAGAGCGTGCCACCTCATCACGGTAAAGCGGAGCCGCACCCGGTGTACGCGTCCAGGTCGGAGCCACCAGCCTCCATGGGTCCCCGGTACAACACGTACGTGGCCCCCGGGAGAAGCGTGTCTGGACACCACCCGAAGCCGTGCAGCCGGGCCGAGTACGTGTCCTCGCTGAGCTCATCTGTCAGGGGTGGCTGCTACCCCGAAGACATGCCGCCGTACCCCACCATCCGCCGGGTGCAGTCTCTGCACGCGCCTCCGTCCTCCATGATCCGCTCTGTCCCCATCTCCAGGACTGAGGTGCCCCCAGATGAGGAACCCGCCTACTGCCCACGACCCCTGTACCAGTATAAGCCATATCAGTCGTCCCAGGCCCGCTCGGACTACCACGTCACTCAGCTGCAGCCTTACTTCGAGAACGGCCGGGTGCACTACCGGTATAGCCCCTACGCCAGCTCGGCCGGTTCCTACTACAGCCCCGACGGCGCCCTGTGCGACGTGGATGCCTACGGCACGGTGCAGCTGCGGCCCCTGCACCGCCTGCCCGGCCGCGACCTGGCCTTCCTCGCCCCGCGGCTGCAGGGCAAGAGTGTGTACGCGTTAGCCGGGGGGGCGGCCGTGCGCCCCCGGCCCAGCGTGGCCAGCTACTTCCCGGCCAATGACCACAGCGTGGTCCATATGCCCCCGGTGGCCGACGCGAAGCACGCGTACGCCTCGTGGGACCTGGAGGACCTGGAGAAGTACCGCCTGCAGTCCATCCGCAGGGAGAGCCGCGCGCGGCAGAAGGCCAAGGGGCCCGTGGTGTCCCAGTACGACAACATGAGCCCGGCCGGCGCGCCGGACGACCTGGGCGGCATCTATGTCATCCACCTGCGCAGCAAGTCGgatcctgggaaaactggactcCTCTCGGTGGCCGAGGGCAAGGAGGGGCGGCACCCGGCCAAGGCCCTGAGCCCCGAGGGGGAGGACCGCTTCTACCGGAAGCACGCGGAGCCGGAGCTGGAGCGAGCGCCCCACCACCAGGGCGGGTACGGCAACGGGCAGCCGGAGAAGCCGTGCCTCCCCCAGAAGCAGAGCAGCGTCAGGAACCGAAAGCTGCACGACGCGGGCTGCAGCCTCCCCGAGCACAGGCCGCATCAGGAAGCAAGCCATAGGCAGCTGTGCGACCCGAAGAACGGACCCCCTTTCCCCCAGGGAGCCGGCCCGCTAGACTACGGGCCCAAAGGGCTTCCAGACCCTGCCGAGCCGGTCAGCTACCTTAACTCTGGAGGGAAGTACGTGCCGTCAGGGCCGGAGTCTTTAAGACCGAGCCACAAAGAGGTGCGGCTCCCCAAGGAGCTGGAGCGGCCCCGGGCCCGGCAGACCCCAGCCGCAGAGAAGCACCCCAGAGACTGCTACCAGGAGGAGGAGCACCTGCCGCAGTCCGCGCTCCCGCCGCCTAAGCCAGAGAGGAGTCACAGCCTCAAACTGCACCACCCCCAGAGCGCGGACAGGGACGCCGGCGTGCGGTACCACCACCACACCCACGGCAGGCGCGCGGGCCGGGGGGCTGCCGGGCCCCAGTGCGATAACCTGGAGGGCTACCACTCCCCGCCCCAGCACCAGCGGGGGGGCTTCGGAGCAGCAGCAATGGGCCCGTACATGCCCCCcggcttcccccacccccagagcaggACATACGCCACGGCTCTGGGGCAGGGCGCCTTCCTGCCCACAGAGCTGGCCTTGCAGCCTCCTGAAACGCAGGTCCATGCAGAATGA